In Paenibacillus ihbetae, the following are encoded in one genomic region:
- a CDS encoding oxidoreductase: MAIQTGIIGYGLSGSVFHAPILRSVPDFNVRTVVSSDPDKVHRDLPDTEVVDSVDELLADPEVQVVIITSPNTTHYEYAKLAIEAGKHVVVEKPFTVTSEEADELIALAAERSVLLTVYHNRRWDNDFLTVRNLLETGALGKLTIFQSQFSRYRPDPQLDRWREQALPGSGILYDLGSHLIDQALFLFGKPRTLWADLRQEREGSQAPDYFHLVLGYASHRVILHAGSLVRQAGPKFELHGDKGSFLKYGMDPQEGQLKQGMRPGDAGWGEDQPDMYGELATELSGLAVQGEIETLPGRYQAFYQGLAEAILEGGPLPVRPEEARDVIRMIEYAIESHRKGCTVEVV; the protein is encoded by the coding sequence ATGGCAATACAGACGGGAATCATCGGTTATGGGTTGTCCGGCTCGGTGTTTCATGCACCGATTCTTCGAAGCGTGCCGGATTTTAATGTACGGACCGTCGTATCGTCGGATCCTGACAAGGTGCATCGGGACTTGCCGGATACCGAAGTGGTCGACAGCGTGGATGAGCTGCTGGCGGATCCGGAGGTTCAGGTCGTCATCATCACGAGTCCGAATACAACGCATTATGAATACGCCAAGCTTGCGATTGAAGCGGGGAAGCATGTGGTGGTGGAAAAGCCGTTTACCGTAACCTCGGAGGAAGCGGACGAGCTGATTGCGCTGGCGGCTGAAAGAAGCGTGCTGCTGACGGTATATCATAACCGGCGCTGGGACAATGACTTCTTAACCGTCCGCAATCTCCTTGAGACCGGGGCGCTCGGCAAGCTGACGATCTTTCAATCGCAGTTCAGCCGTTACCGCCCCGATCCGCAGCTGGACCGCTGGAGAGAGCAGGCGCTGCCCGGCTCCGGGATCCTGTATGATCTGGGCTCTCATTTGATTGATCAAGCGCTCTTCCTGTTCGGCAAGCCCCGGACGCTGTGGGCGGATCTTCGGCAGGAGCGCGAGGGCTCCCAAGCGCCTGATTATTTCCATCTGGTGCTGGGCTACGCATCCCATCGGGTCATCCTGCATGCCGGTTCCCTGGTCAGGCAAGCCGGGCCGAAATTTGAGCTGCACGGCGATAAGGGAAGCTTCCTGAAATACGGAATGGACCCCCAGGAAGGTCAATTAAAGCAAGGCATGCGGCCGGGCGATGCCGGCTGGGGAGAGGATCAGCCGGATATGTACGGCGAGCTGGCAACGGAGCTGAGCGGCCTGGCGGTTCAAGGCGAGATCGAGACGCTGCCCGGGCGGTATCAGGCATTTTATCAGGGCTTGGCGGAGGCGATTCTCGAGGGCGGTCCTCTGCCGGTGCGGCCGGAGGAGGCGCGGGATGTGATCCGGATGATCGAATATGCCATAGAGAGTCATCGTAAAGGCTGCACGGTGGAGGTCGTCTAG
- the rsgA gene encoding ribosome small subunit-dependent GTPase A — protein sequence MTNQDMNHLNGFGWNEDWDRAAQEALQSIQRDKRLVPARIVAQFSKQYRIVTPDGEMTAAVTGKYEYEAASKSDFPAVGDWVMVEPLQGEPRAVIHQLLPRKSAFSRREAGSVPDEQVIAANIDTVFIVNALNKDFNIRKIERYLIAVWESGAQPVVLLTKADLCDSPESHAALVEAAAPGVPVHAVSSLLDQGKEQLQSYLNPGTTVAVTGSSGAGKSTLLNWLSGQDIQRVQGVREEDARGRHTTTHRELFVLPGGAIMVDTPGMRELQLWESEDGWEAAFADISSLAAQCRFHDCRHEKEDGCAVQEALQAGTLDAERYANYRKTERELAHQARKEQASTRRQKKQGKKPGGKHAARSRNAHAGSYFELMDE from the coding sequence TTGACAAACCAAGATATGAATCATTTAAACGGCTTTGGATGGAATGAGGATTGGGACCGGGCGGCGCAGGAAGCGCTCCAATCGATCCAGCGGGACAAACGCCTGGTGCCTGCGCGCATCGTCGCCCAATTTTCGAAGCAATACCGGATCGTCACGCCAGATGGAGAGATGACGGCCGCCGTAACGGGAAAATATGAATATGAGGCAGCCAGCAAGAGCGATTTCCCGGCTGTCGGCGATTGGGTTATGGTGGAGCCCTTGCAGGGCGAACCGCGGGCGGTGATCCACCAGCTGCTTCCGCGCAAGTCGGCGTTTTCCCGCAGGGAGGCGGGGAGTGTGCCGGACGAACAGGTCATTGCCGCCAACATCGACACCGTATTTATCGTCAATGCGCTTAACAAGGATTTTAATATCCGCAAAATCGAGCGCTACTTGATCGCCGTGTGGGAGAGCGGAGCCCAGCCGGTCGTGCTGTTAACCAAGGCGGATTTATGCGATTCTCCTGAATCGCATGCCGCCCTCGTCGAAGCTGCGGCTCCGGGGGTGCCGGTTCATGCCGTCAGCTCGCTGCTGGATCAGGGAAAGGAGCAGCTGCAGAGCTATTTGAACCCGGGCACCACGGTGGCCGTAACGGGCTCGTCGGGCGCCGGAAAATCAACCTTGCTGAACTGGCTGTCCGGCCAAGACATTCAGCGGGTCCAGGGCGTGCGTGAAGAAGATGCCAGAGGGCGCCACACGACGACGCATCGGGAGCTGTTCGTGCTGCCGGGCGGTGCGATCATGGTCGATACGCCGGGCATGAGGGAGCTGCAGCTGTGGGAATCGGAGGATGGCTGGGAGGCTGCATTCGCAGACATCTCCTCGCTCGCGGCGCAGTGCAGATTCCACGACTGCCGGCATGAGAAGGAGGATGGATGCGCGGTGCAGGAGGCCCTCCAGGCCGGGACCCTGGATGCCGAGCGGTATGCTAATTACAGAAAAACCGAGAGGGAACTGGCCCATCAGGCCCGCAAGGAACAGGCCAGCACAAGGCGCCAGAAGAAGCAGGGCAAGAAGCCCGGCGGGAAGCATGCGGCCAGGAGCCGTAATGCACATGCCGGATCGTATTTCGAGCTGATGGATGAGTAA
- the pdaA gene encoding delta-lactam-biosynthetic de-N-acetylase produces MKMRNALRPAWLFGIAFAVLLAATLAVPAAAAGSGPFHFGFKRSVNGQLPSIDQEGFKELLQKYDAIFMGDASQKELYLTFDNGYENGYTARILDTLKEKKVPATFFVTGHYVKTQEDLLKRMAAEGHIIGNHSWNHPDVTTLSAEKLTEELERVKKEVARITGQQEMKYLRTPRGIFDERSLAVSKQLGYTNVFWSLAYMDWDVKSQRGAQYAFDKVTAQLHPGAVILLHSISKDNTEALGRIIDEARSRGYEFKSLDQMQKKAP; encoded by the coding sequence ATGAAGATGCGTAATGCTCTTCGGCCGGCATGGCTGTTTGGAATAGCCTTTGCCGTGCTTCTGGCAGCGACCCTGGCAGTTCCGGCAGCGGCGGCCGGCAGCGGCCCGTTTCATTTTGGCTTTAAGAGAAGCGTGAACGGTCAGCTTCCTTCGATTGATCAAGAAGGCTTTAAAGAGCTGCTGCAAAAATACGATGCTATCTTTATGGGCGATGCCAGCCAGAAGGAATTGTACCTTACGTTTGATAACGGGTACGAGAACGGCTATACCGCTCGCATTCTCGATACGCTCAAGGAAAAGAAGGTGCCCGCTACCTTCTTTGTTACCGGTCATTATGTAAAGACGCAGGAGGATTTGCTGAAACGGATGGCGGCGGAAGGGCATATTATCGGCAACCACTCCTGGAATCATCCGGACGTGACCACCCTATCCGCGGAGAAGCTGACGGAGGAGCTGGAGCGGGTGAAGAAGGAAGTGGCCCGCATTACCGGCCAGCAGGAGATGAAGTATTTGCGCACGCCGCGCGGCATTTTTGACGAGCGCTCCCTTGCGGTCAGCAAGCAGCTCGGATATACCAACGTGTTCTGGTCGCTCGCCTATATGGATTGGGATGTGAAATCCCAGCGGGGTGCCCAATACGCCTTTGATAAGGTGACGGCGCAGCTGCATCCGGGGGCTGTCATTCTGCTGCACTCGATTTCCAAAGATAACACGGAGGCGCTCGGCCGGATTATCGATGAAGCCCGCAGCCGCGGGTACGAGTTTAAAAGCCTGGACCAGATGCAGAAGAAAGCTCCGTAA
- a CDS encoding ABC transporter ATP-binding protein, with translation MLKLFRYMRPYRTAVLLVLLFTFFQCLSDLYLPTLMADIVDKGITLGNVPYIWRVGGVMLLVASGGMVCAIVASYLASKAASGFGRIVRGRVFSHVENFTLQEFDKIGTASLITRTTNDITQVQQVTIMILRMMAIAPMMCIGGIVMAISRDPGLTTVLLAVLPILALAIFLIAKQGIPLFKAIQVKIDTLSRVVRENLTGIRVIRSFNRAAHETVRFNDANEDLTATSIKVNKIMGAMMPVMMLVMNFATIAIVWFGAHRIDDAHMKVGDLMAFLQYAMMIMFSLIMLSVMFVMIPRAQASAVRINEVLHMQPDIHDPKEPGKPGLQKAAVEFQDVTFFYPGAEEPAVSNLSFRTGPGEVTAIIGGTGSGKSTLISLIPRFYDVTSGRILVNGTDIREMRQEELRQRIGFVPQKALLFTGSIADNIRYGKEDATDEEIRHAAKVAQAADFIEAMEGAYDAEISQGGSNVSGGQKQRLSIARALVRRPEIYIFDDSFSALDFKTDARLRAALREETGEATVLIVAQRVSTVMDADRIIVLDEGRIAGMGTHEELMNTSEVYREIVTSQLSEEEIA, from the coding sequence TTGCTTAAGCTGTTTCGTTATATGAGACCGTACCGGACAGCGGTTCTGCTGGTCCTATTGTTTACATTCTTTCAATGCTTATCGGATCTGTATCTGCCGACCTTGATGGCGGACATTGTAGACAAAGGCATCACTCTTGGCAATGTCCCTTATATTTGGCGGGTGGGAGGCGTTATGCTTCTGGTCGCCTCGGGAGGAATGGTCTGCGCGATCGTGGCCAGTTATTTGGCGTCCAAAGCGGCTTCAGGGTTCGGACGTATCGTACGGGGCCGCGTCTTCTCGCATGTTGAGAATTTTACGCTCCAGGAGTTTGACAAAATCGGGACCGCGTCGCTGATCACCCGTACGACGAATGATATTACTCAAGTCCAGCAGGTGACGATCATGATCCTTCGCATGATGGCGATTGCGCCGATGATGTGCATCGGGGGCATCGTCATGGCCATTTCGAGGGATCCGGGCCTGACCACCGTTCTCCTCGCTGTGCTGCCGATTCTCGCACTGGCGATCTTCCTTATTGCGAAGCAGGGAATTCCGCTCTTTAAAGCGATTCAGGTCAAGATCGATACGCTGAGCCGCGTGGTGCGGGAAAATCTGACGGGGATCCGGGTCATCCGTTCCTTCAACCGTGCCGCACATGAAACCGTGCGCTTCAACGATGCGAATGAGGATTTGACGGCGACCTCGATCAAGGTGAACAAAATCATGGGGGCGATGATGCCGGTCATGATGCTGGTCATGAACTTTGCGACGATCGCCATCGTCTGGTTCGGGGCGCATCGCATCGACGATGCCCATATGAAGGTGGGCGATCTGATGGCGTTTCTTCAATATGCCATGATGATCATGTTCTCGCTCATTATGCTGTCGGTCATGTTCGTCATGATTCCGCGCGCGCAGGCGTCGGCCGTCCGGATCAACGAAGTGCTCCATATGCAGCCGGACATTCATGATCCGAAAGAGCCTGGAAAGCCGGGACTTCAGAAGGCCGCTGTCGAGTTCCAGGATGTTACGTTCTTCTATCCTGGAGCGGAGGAGCCGGCGGTATCGAATCTCTCCTTCCGCACGGGACCGGGTGAAGTAACCGCCATTATCGGCGGAACCGGATCCGGCAAATCCACCTTGATCAGCCTGATCCCTCGTTTCTATGACGTCACTTCAGGGCGGATTCTCGTGAATGGAACCGATATCCGGGAGATGCGCCAGGAAGAGCTGCGCCAGCGGATCGGATTCGTTCCGCAGAAGGCGCTCCTGTTCACGGGCAGCATCGCGGACAATATCCGCTACGGCAAGGAGGATGCGACGGACGAGGAGATCCGGCATGCGGCGAAGGTCGCTCAGGCCGCGGACTTCATCGAAGCGATGGAAGGCGCTTATGATGCCGAGATTTCGCAGGGAGGCAGCAATGTGTCCGGCGGACAGAAGCAGCGTCTTTCGATCGCCCGGGCCCTGGTACGGCGGCCGGAAATCTATATCTTCGACGACAGCTTCTCGGCGCTGGACTTCAAGACCGATGCGAGGCTCCGTGCAGCATTAAGGGAGGAGACCGGCGAAGCTACCGTCCTGATCGTCGCTCAGCGAGTCAGCACGGTCATGGATGCCGATCGGATTATTGTGCTGGATGAAGGGCGGATCGCGGGCATGGGCACCCATGAGGAGCTCATGAATACGAGCGAAGTGTACCGCGAGATCGTCACTTCCCAGCTTTCAGAGGAGGAGATCGCATGA
- a CDS encoding MarR family winged helix-turn-helix transcriptional regulator gives MSQESHPDLHKHHQAGKDPGAPEGCYAGRLPDDSIAGRLLHSIRLFHKQEWDRHMISGYTPGEVRVLMGLMHFNRLGGPGMKVSEISGMMNVTSPTITQFINGLEGKGLVERVMDEHDRRAVRVKLTAEGIRVVQQVYEDVARSFNGLVDYLGEEDSVKLADLLMKVYQYQEQQRSKET, from the coding sequence ATGTCACAGGAATCTCATCCAGATTTACATAAGCATCACCAAGCCGGGAAAGACCCGGGTGCGCCGGAGGGCTGCTACGCAGGGAGACTGCCAGACGACAGTATTGCCGGAAGGCTTCTGCACAGCATTCGTCTGTTTCACAAGCAGGAGTGGGATCGGCATATGATTTCGGGCTATACGCCGGGTGAAGTCCGTGTGCTGATGGGTCTTATGCATTTTAACAGGCTGGGCGGGCCCGGCATGAAGGTGTCGGAGATCAGCGGCATGATGAATGTCACCTCTCCGACCATCACGCAGTTCATCAACGGCCTGGAGGGGAAAGGGCTGGTCGAGCGGGTCATGGATGAGCACGATCGCCGGGCTGTCCGCGTGAAGCTGACTGCGGAGGGGATCCGGGTCGTCCAACAGGTGTATGAAGACGTCGCAAGAAGCTTTAACGGCCTGGTCGACTATCTGGGCGAAGAGGACAGCGTTAAACTCGCCGACCTCCTCATGAAGGTATACCAGTACCAGGAGCAACAACGATCGAAGGAAACATAA
- a CDS encoding ATP-dependent DNA helicase yields the protein MPHTIQISVRPLVEYVFRSGSIVSGFRSAASLTEGTRAHQQVQREYGENDQKEVQLEAEITYEELLFVVEGRCDGLIRKGDRIMIDEIKSTSGDLSQIEEDSYPVHWAQAKMYAYMYAKQQDIEAMEVRLTYFQVPSGERKQFERSFSIHELEIFVEEVIAAYAPYARLLRDHAERRDRSIKSLSFPFPAYREGQRKLAGSVYKTIEEGRRLFAKAPTGIGKTISTLFPSIKAIGEGLLSRIFYLTAKTITRTAAEEAMALMERQGLHTHAVTLTAKDKICFSEAEGCGQEGCIFSEGYYDRINAALLDLLGNETLITRSVIETYARKHQVCPFEFSLDASYAADVVICDYNYVFDPRVSFKRMPEEVKKRSVLLIDEAHNLVDRARGMFSAELYKSAFLEIQRAYKESNPGLYHAAKRVNNRFIVIRKVSGEEERFVGSQQPEMMDELLEDFVLQAEGELMTGKSGEEADALLECYFAAQGYLRISKLYDDRFVTYAEISQSEVYLKLFCLDPSDLLQKAGKNYRSAVFFSATLMPLGYYRDMLGAEEEDYSLSIPSPFSREQLDVRIMPLSTRYKDREQSKDAIVRMLSGLVREKPVNTLIFLPSYPYMQEIHKAFAESNPGLRTLLQGHGMSEEERESFLGAFQADASEPLIGFAVMGGIFSEGIDLKGERLSSVVVVGVGLPQLSFENDIIKDYFDRTGKRGYDYAYVYPGMNKVLQAGGRLIRSEHDTGTLTLVDDRFLNRQYSMLLPEEWRHFKRI from the coding sequence ATGCCGCATACGATCCAAATATCGGTTAGGCCGCTGGTGGAGTATGTATTTCGCAGCGGCAGCATCGTTTCGGGGTTCCGCAGCGCTGCATCCCTCACGGAAGGTACGAGGGCGCACCAGCAGGTTCAGCGCGAATACGGAGAGAACGACCAGAAGGAGGTCCAGCTGGAGGCCGAAATTACATATGAAGAGCTGCTCTTTGTCGTAGAGGGGCGATGCGACGGATTGATCCGGAAGGGCGATCGTATCATGATTGATGAGATCAAGTCGACCTCGGGAGACCTGTCCCAAATCGAGGAGGACAGCTATCCCGTACACTGGGCGCAGGCCAAAATGTACGCCTATATGTATGCCAAGCAGCAGGATATCGAAGCGATGGAGGTCAGACTGACTTACTTCCAGGTGCCGAGCGGCGAGCGAAAGCAGTTTGAACGCAGCTTCAGCATCCATGAGCTGGAGATTTTCGTCGAAGAAGTGATAGCAGCCTACGCCCCTTACGCCCGTCTGCTCCGGGATCATGCGGAGCGGCGGGACCGAAGCATCAAGAGCCTGTCGTTTCCGTTTCCGGCTTACCGGGAGGGACAGCGCAAGCTGGCGGGCTCGGTCTATAAAACCATTGAAGAGGGCCGGCGGCTGTTTGCCAAAGCGCCGACCGGCATTGGCAAGACGATCTCGACCTTGTTCCCGTCGATTAAGGCGATCGGCGAGGGCCTGCTGTCGCGCATCTTTTATTTGACGGCGAAGACGATTACCCGTACGGCAGCGGAGGAGGCCATGGCTCTGATGGAGCGTCAGGGACTGCATACGCATGCCGTTACGCTGACCGCCAAGGATAAAATCTGCTTCAGCGAGGCCGAAGGCTGCGGCCAAGAGGGCTGCATCTTCTCGGAAGGCTACTATGACCGGATCAATGCTGCGCTTCTGGACCTGCTGGGCAACGAAACGCTGATCACCCGATCGGTCATTGAGACCTATGCGCGGAAGCATCAGGTCTGCCCGTTCGAATTTTCCCTGGATGCCTCGTATGCGGCCGATGTCGTGATCTGCGACTATAACTATGTCTTTGATCCGAGGGTATCCTTTAAACGGATGCCAGAGGAAGTGAAGAAGCGCAGCGTTCTTCTGATCGACGAAGCGCATAATCTGGTGGACCGGGCGCGCGGGATGTTCTCGGCTGAGCTGTACAAATCGGCTTTTCTAGAAATACAGCGGGCATATAAAGAAAGTAATCCGGGACTCTACCATGCCGCGAAGCGGGTAAATAACCGGTTTATCGTCATTCGCAAGGTCAGCGGGGAGGAGGAGCGGTTCGTCGGCTCGCAGCAGCCGGAAATGATGGACGAGCTGCTGGAGGATTTCGTTCTGCAGGCCGAGGGGGAGCTGATGACCGGGAAGAGCGGCGAAGAGGCGGATGCGCTTTTGGAGTGCTATTTTGCCGCACAGGGATATTTGCGGATCTCCAAGCTCTATGACGACCGCTTTGTCACCTATGCCGAGATCAGCCAAAGCGAGGTGTATCTGAAGCTGTTCTGCTTGGATCCGTCCGATTTGCTGCAGAAGGCGGGCAAGAACTACCGCTCGGCCGTCTTTTTCTCCGCGACGCTGATGCCCCTCGGTTATTATCGGGACATGCTGGGGGCGGAAGAGGAGGATTACAGCCTGTCCATTCCGTCGCCTTTTTCCCGGGAGCAGCTGGATGTAAGGATCATGCCGCTATCGACCCGGTACAAGGACCGCGAGCAGAGCAAGGACGCGATCGTGCGCATGCTGAGCGGGCTGGTCCGGGAGAAGCCGGTCAACACGCTGATCTTTCTGCCGTCCTATCCCTATATGCAGGAGATTCACAAGGCATTTGCCGAGAGCAATCCCGGATTGCGAACGCTCCTTCAGGGCCATGGCATGAGTGAGGAGGAGCGGGAGAGCTTCCTCGGGGCCTTTCAGGCCGATGCTTCGGAGCCGCTGATCGGCTTCGCGGTGATGGGCGGCATTTTCTCGGAAGGCATTGACCTGAAGGGAGAGCGGCTTTCCAGCGTTGTGGTTGTAGGCGTAGGGCTGCCGCAGCTGTCCTTCGAGAATGATATTATCAAGGATTACTTCGACCGCACCGGCAAAAGGGGCTATGACTATGCTTATGTATACCCCGGCATGAATAAAGTGCTGCAGGCCGGAGGCCGCTTGATCCGCTCCGAGCATGACACCGGCACGCTGACGCTGGTCGATGACCGGTTCCTTAACCGGCAGTACAGCATGCTGCTGCCAGAGGAATGGCGGCATTTTAAGCGGATTTAA
- a CDS encoding ABC transporter ATP-binding protein, producing the protein MSEKKRGGHPRGPGGGPFGGPHGPGMPAEKAKDFKGTFRRLTTYLKPHTGKLLIVLAAAMLSTIFGIVSPKILGDATTILFEGFLAKRQGVPGAGIDFAAIQRILLWLAGLYLLSSLFAYIQQYVMAGVAQRTVYDLRKAVYDKLGRLPLKYFDARTHGETLSRVTNDMDNIAGTLQQSLTQMITSAVTLLGVIVMMLTISPLLTLVVILTLPLSVIVTMMVAKRSQKHFVAQQKHLGQLNGHVEEMYTGHKVVKAFGRERQSVEQFDEVNDKLYEAGWRAQFISGTIMPLMGFVGNIGYVIVSVVGGVLVTRRAIEIGDIQAFIQYSRQFTQPITQLANIANVIQSTIASAERVFEVLDEEEEVAEASAPAVLRHPRGDVSFEHVSFGYKEDQLLIEDMNVDVRQGQTVAIVGPTGAGKTTLINLLMRFYEVNGGRITIDGKDIASMKRSDLRSLFGMVLQDTWLFNGTIRDNIGYGREGATEEEIIRAAEAAHADHFIRTLPDGYDTVLNEEASNISQGQKQLLTIARAILANPAILILDEATSSVDTRTELYIQKAMKELMKNRTSFVIAHRLSTIRDADLILVMNKGSIIEQGTHDELLSQGGFYADLYNSQFSDQPEAG; encoded by the coding sequence ATGAGCGAGAAGAAGCGCGGAGGACATCCAAGAGGTCCTGGCGGCGGTCCCTTTGGCGGCCCCCACGGCCCGGGCATGCCTGCGGAGAAAGCCAAGGACTTCAAGGGAACCTTCCGGAGACTGACGACCTATCTGAAGCCGCACACCGGCAAGCTGCTGATCGTTCTGGCTGCGGCGATGCTGAGCACGATCTTTGGCATCGTAAGCCCGAAGATTCTGGGCGATGCGACCACGATCCTGTTTGAAGGCTTCCTGGCGAAAAGGCAAGGCGTGCCGGGAGCGGGCATTGACTTCGCTGCGATCCAGCGCATCCTGCTGTGGCTGGCCGGGCTGTATCTCCTCAGCTCTCTGTTCGCCTACATCCAGCAGTATGTGATGGCTGGCGTAGCACAGAGAACGGTGTACGATTTGCGGAAGGCGGTATACGATAAGCTCGGCCGATTGCCGCTGAAATATTTTGATGCCCGTACCCACGGGGAGACGCTCAGCCGGGTAACCAACGATATGGACAACATTGCCGGCACGCTGCAGCAGAGCTTGACGCAGATGATTACATCGGCCGTCACGCTGCTCGGGGTGATCGTGATGATGCTTACCATCAGTCCGCTGCTGACTCTCGTCGTCATTCTGACGCTGCCGCTGAGCGTGATCGTGACGATGATGGTAGCCAAGCGGTCGCAGAAGCATTTTGTGGCCCAGCAGAAGCATCTGGGGCAGCTGAACGGTCATGTCGAAGAGATGTATACCGGGCACAAGGTGGTGAAGGCATTCGGCCGGGAGCGCCAGTCGGTGGAGCAGTTTGATGAGGTCAACGACAAGCTGTACGAGGCCGGATGGCGCGCGCAGTTCATCTCAGGCACGATCATGCCGCTGATGGGGTTTGTCGGGAACATCGGCTACGTGATCGTGAGCGTTGTCGGCGGGGTGCTCGTTACCCGCCGGGCGATCGAGATCGGGGACATTCAGGCGTTCATCCAATACTCGCGCCAGTTTACGCAGCCGATTACGCAGCTGGCGAATATCGCAAATGTCATTCAATCGACGATTGCTTCGGCAGAGCGTGTATTCGAGGTGCTGGACGAAGAGGAGGAAGTGGCCGAAGCATCCGCACCGGCGGTGCTCCGCCATCCTCGCGGCGACGTGTCCTTCGAGCATGTCAGCTTCGGGTACAAGGAGGATCAGCTGCTTATCGAGGATATGAACGTGGACGTCCGGCAGGGGCAGACCGTTGCCATTGTCGGCCCGACGGGCGCCGGGAAGACAACGCTGATCAATCTGCTGATGCGCTTCTATGAGGTTAACGGCGGCCGCATTACGATCGACGGCAAGGATATTGCCTCCATGAAGCGAAGCGATTTGAGAAGCTTGTTCGGCATGGTGCTTCAGGACACATGGCTCTTTAACGGCACGATCCGGGATAATATCGGATACGGACGCGAAGGCGCGACCGAAGAAGAGATCATACGGGCAGCGGAAGCCGCGCATGCGGATCACTTTATCCGGACGCTGCCGGACGGGTACGACACGGTGCTGAACGAGGAGGCATCCAACATATCGCAAGGACAGAAGCAGCTTCTGACGATTGCGCGGGCCATTCTTGCCAATCCGGCCATTCTGATTCTGGATGAGGCGACAAGCAGCGTCGATACGCGGACGGAGCTGTATATCCAGAAGGCGATGAAGGAGCTGATGAAGAATCGGACCAGCTTCGTTATCGCACACCGGCTGTCGACGATCCGGGATGCGGACCTCATTCTGGTGATGAACAAGGGCAGCATCATCGAGCAGGGGACGCATGACGAGCTTCTTTCGCAAGGCGGCTTTTATGCGGATCTGTACAACAGCCAGTTCAGCGATCAGCCCGAAGCGGGATGA